In the Populus trichocarpa isolate Nisqually-1 chromosome 1, P.trichocarpa_v4.1, whole genome shotgun sequence genome, one interval contains:
- the LOC18095701 gene encoding G-type lectin S-receptor-like serine/threonine-protein kinase At4g27290 isoform X1, with translation MKRLIALPILLFFSCFTSSFTTSLAADTIAANQNITDGKTIVSSGGNYEMGFFSPGNSTKRYFGIWYNKISKGRVVWVANRETPIADKSGVFKVDERGILMLYNQNNSAIWSSNSSRQARNPVAQLLETGNLVVRNVDDNSQENIFWQSFHHPGNTFLPGMKVGRIAPGLDVIISSWKSADDPSPGDYVFEVDPKRLELVVNDNSDLKSRSGPWNGIGFSGLPYLKPDPIYNYTFVFNDEIAYFTYDLFNISVITTLVLYEDGVMNRLTWIDRTNNWIVYASAPADNCDNYNLCGAYGRCNIGTSPACSCLNRFVPKNQAQWQRADWSGGCIRRTPLDCKIGDGFIKYSNVKLPQGNNWMVNVSMTTEECRAECLKNCSCMAYANSDLRGKGSGCFLWFDQDLIDIRQYTDDGQDLYIRMAASEAAAANQDQGGSEGNKKVGVIVGSILASLFVICMGICLFIRKKKKQRKRDATSHGRSRMEQIPENSFSITYQEEDLDLPHYDFTTLAKATNDFSFNNFLGEGGYGPVYKGVFNDGQEIAVKRLSKESRQGLDEFMNEVKCIAQLQHRNLVKLLGYCIQRDEKILIYEYMPKKSLDFYINDQKQSKLLNWPKRLHIINGISRGLLYLHQDSRLRIIHRDLKPSNILLDDEMNPKISDFGMARSFGGNETGANTKRVVGTYGYMSPEYAIDGLFSIKSDVFSFGVLVLEIVSGKRNRGFNHPGHQLNLLGHAWKLFKEGRPLELIDNLIVETCDLTEVMRSIHVGLLCVQHSPEDRPSMSTVVLMLSGEGTLPQPKEPGFFTERKLIDASSSSSKPESCSVNEVTITLIDAR, from the exons ATGAAACGCCTAATTGCCCTTcccattcttcttttcttctcctgtTTCACTTCTTCCTTCACAACATCCTTGGCAGCAGATACCATAGCTGCAAACCAGAACATCACTGATGGGAAGACCATTGTATCAAGTGGTGGAAACTACGAAATGGGGTTTTTCAGCCCTGGAAATTCCACCAAAAGATACTTTGGAATATGGTACAACAAGATATCTAAGGGAAGAGTCGTTTGGGTTGCCAACAGAGAAACACCAATCGCTGATAAATCTGGAGTTTTCAAGGTCGATGAAAGGGGAATTCTCATGCTTTACAATCAGAACAACAGTGCCATTTGGTCTTCCAACTCATCAAGGCAAGCGCGAAACCCGGTTGCGCAGCTTCTGGAAACAGGAAATCTTGTTGTCAGAAACGTAGATGATAATAGCCAGGAAAATATCTTCTGGCAAAGTTTCCATCATCCTGGCAATACGTTTCTACCAGGAATGAAAGTTGGGCGTATAGCTCCAGGCTTGGACGTGATCATATCATCGTGGAAGAGCGCCGATGATCCTTCTCCAGGCGACTATGTTTTTGAGGTTGACCCCAAGCGTTTAGAGTTGGTTGTCAATGATAATTCAGATTTGAAGTCTCGTTCAGGGCCGTGGAATGGCATCGGGTTTAGCGGTCTGCCTTATTTGAAACCAGATCCCATTTATAACTATACCTTTGTGTTCAATGACGAGATAGCATACTTCACTTATGATCTGTTTAACATTTCTGTTATTACAACGCTGGTTTTGTATGAAGATGGTGTCATGAATCGGCTTACTTGGATAGATCGAACTAATAATTGGATTGTGTACGCCAGCGCACCGGCAGACAACTGcgataattataatttatgtggTGCTTATGGAAGGTGCAACATCGGCACTTCTCCTGCCTGCAGTTGTTTGAACAGATTCGTGCCGAAAAACCAAGCACAATGGCAAAGGGCAGACTGGTCTGGTGGATGCATTCGAAGGACGCCATTGGATTGCAAGATTGGAGATGGATTCATCAAGTATTCCAACGTTAAACTGCCTCAAGGGAATAATTGGATGGTTAATGTAAGCATGACCACGGAGGAATGCAGGGCAGAATGCTTGAAGAATTGTTCTTGCATGGCTTATGCCAATTCAGATTTAAGAGGGAAAGGAAGTGGATGCTTTCTCTGGTTTGATCAAGACCTGATTGATATCAGACAGTATACAGATGATGGGCAGGATCTTTACATTAGGATGGCCGCTTCTGAAGCAG CCGCTGCAAATCAAGATCAAGGGGGCTCCGaaggaaataaaaaagttgGTGTTATAGTGGGCTCAATATTGGCATCACTGTTCGTCATATGCATGGGCATATGCTTGTTCATACggaagaaaaagaagcagcGAAAGAGAGATGCTACCAGTCATGGTAGGTCAA GGATGGAACAGATTCCAGAAAATAGCTTCTCCATAACTTACCAGGAGGAAGATCTTGATCTACCACACTATGACTTCACTACATTAGCTAAAGCTACCAATGACTTCTCATTCAACAATTTTCTTGGGGAGGGTGGGTATGGACCTGTCTATAAG GGAGTGTTTAACGATGGACAAGAAATAGCTGTGAAGAGGCTTTCCAAGGAATCCAGACAAGGGCTTGACGAGTTCATGAATGAAGTTAAATGCATTGCGCAACTTCAGCACCGAAACCTTGTAAAGCTTCTAGGATATTGCATTCAACGAGATGAAAAGATTTTGATCTATGAATACATGCCCAAGAAAAGCTTAGACTTCTACATAAATG ATCAAAAGCAAAGCAAGTTACTGAATTGGCCTAAGAGGTTACATATCATCAATGGCATTTCGAGAGGACTACTTTATCTTCATCAAGACTCAAGATTAAGAATTATTCATAGAGACCTTAAACCTAGCAACATCTTATTAGATGACGAGATGAATCCAAAAATCTCAGACTTTGGCATGGCTAGAAGTTTCGGAGGAAATGAAACAGGAGCAAATACAAAAAGAGTAGTGGGAACATA TGGATACATGTCACCGGAGTATGCCATTGATGGTCTATTCTCGATAAAATCCGACGTATTTAGCTTTGGTGTCTTGGTGTTAGAGATTGTAAGTGGGAAGAGAAACAGAGGGTTTAACCATCCAGGACATCAACTCAACCTTCTTGGTCAT GCATGGAAACTGTTCAAAGAGGGAAGACCCTTGGAGCTGATAGATAATTTAATAGTGGAAACCTGCGATCTAACTGAAGTGATGAGGTCAATCCATGTGGGTCTATTATGTGTTCAACACTCTCCGGAAGATAGGCCAAGCATGTCAACAGTGGTTCTAATGTTAAGCGGTGAAGGGACATTGCCTCAACCGAAAGAGCCTGGCTTTTTCACTGAAAGAAAGTTGATTGATGCAAGTTCTTCCTCAAGCAAGCCAGAATCGTGTTCTGTCAATGAAGTTACTATCACATTGATTGATGCTAGGTAA
- the LOC18095703 gene encoding G-type lectin S-receptor-like serine/threonine-protein kinase At4g27290 isoform X2, translating to MGVFFVRSFFISILTTSTALEIINPGQSLRDGETLVSSSGSFELGFFSPQGSTSKYLGLWLDKSPQTVLWVANRENSLSDNMGVLNITTQGILILLNSTNHIVWSSNSSASRNTQNPVAQLLDSGNFVVREGNDYNPAKFLWQSFDHPCDTLLPGMRIGVNFVTRIDRFLSSWKSPEDPARGEFTFGIDPQGYPQVLLKKGNRTVFRGGPWTGIKFTSNPRPIPNQISTNEFVLNNQEVYFEYRIQSSVSSKLTLSPLGLSQSLTWNDRAQDWVIVGNGQYDQCEEYKFCGPNTRCEITRTPICVCLDGFTPMSPVDWNFSDWSGGCHRRTPLNCSDKDGFLKYTANKLPDTSSSWFDKSIDLKECERLCLKNCSCTSYTNLDFRAGGSGCLIWFGDLIDMRRSTGDGQDVYVRVADSELGANAKKRNLSTKLKAGIIASAAALGMGMLLAGMMFCRRRRNLGKNDRLEEVRKEDIELPIVDLSTIAHATDNFSSSNKLGEGGFGPVYKGILIEGQEIAVKRLSKSSVQGMDEFKNEVKFIAKLQHRNLVKLLGYCIQEDENMLIYEYMPNKSLDFFIFDQARRKLLDWTKRMNIIGGIARGLLYLHQDSRLRVIHRDIKASNILLDNELNPKISDFGLARMFRGDETEANTHRVIGT from the exons atGGGAGTGTTCTTCGTGAGatctttcttcatctccatcttaACCACTTCCACCGCACTGGAAATCATCAACCCAGGCCAATCATTGAGAGATGGTGAGACTCTGGTTTCTTCAAGCGGAAGCTTTGAGCTAGGATTTTTCAGCCCTCAAGGTTCAACAAGCAAATACTTGGGATTATGGCTCGACAAGTCTCCTCAGACAGTTTTATGGGTTGCCAATAGAGAAAATTCACTTTCTGATAATATGGGAGTTCTGAACATCACCACCCAAGGGATTCTAATCCTTCTCAATAGCACAAACCATATTGTTTGgtcatcaaattcaagtgcatcAAGAAATACGCAGAATCCGGTTGCGCAGCTCTTGGATTCTGGAAATTTTGTTGTGAGAGAAGGAAATGATTATAACCCTGCAAAATTTTTGTGGCAGAGTTTTGATCATCCTTGTGATACCTTACTACCTGGAATGAGAATCGGAGTCAACTTTGTAACACGGATTGACAGGTTTCTGTCATCTTGGAAGAGCCCAGAAGATCCTGCTCGAGGTGAGTTTACGTTTGGTATCGATCCTCAGGGGTATCCACAGGTACTTTTGAAGAAAGGGAATAGAACAGTGTTTAGAGGGGGGCCATGGACTGGCATAAAATTTACATCAAATCCTAGACCGATACCCAATCAAATTTCCACAAATGAATTTGTGCTCAACAACCAAGAGGTTTATTTCGAGTATAGGATTCAAAGTTCAGTTTCTTCAAAGCTTACACTAAGTCCATTGGGCCTTTCTCAGAGCCTCACATGGAATGACAGAGCTCAGGACTGGGTGATTGTTGGAAATGGCCAGTACGATCAGTGTGAAGAGTATAAGTTCTGTGGTCCCAACACTCGCTGTGAGATAACTAGAACTCCTATATGTGTATGCTTGGATGGATTCACGCCTATGTCTCCAGTAGATTGGAATTTTTCAGATTGGTCAGGTGGGTGTCACCGGAGGACTCCATTGAATTGTAGTGATAAAGATGGCTTTCTCAAGTATACAGCAAATAAACTGCCAGACACATCTTCTTCCTGGTTTGACAAGAGCATTGACCTCAAGGAATGTGAGAGATTGTGTCTGAAGAACTGCTCTTGCACTTCTTATACAAATTTAGATTTCAGGGCAGGTGGAAGTGGCTGCCTTATTTGGTTTGGTGACCTGATTGATATGAGAAGGTCAACTGGGGATGGACAAGACGTCTATGTTCGGGTGGCTGATTCGGAATTAG GTGCAAATGCGAAGAAAAGGAACTTGAGTACGAAGTTGAAAGCAGGAATAATTGCCAGCGCCGCTGCATTGGGCATGGGCATGCTATTGGCAGGAATGATGTTCTGCAGGCGGAGGAGGAATCTTGGGAAGAATGATAGACTTGAAGAAGTAAGGAAAGAGGACATAGAATTACCAATAGTTGATTTGAGTACCATAGCTCATGCCACTGATAACTTTTCAAGCAGCAACAAGTTGGGAGAAGGTGGTTTTGGACCTGTATATAAG GGCATATTGATAGAAGGACAAGAAATAGCGGTGAAAAGGCTTTCAAAGAGTTCTGTTCAAGGGATGGACGAGTTCAAAAATGAAGTTAAATTCATTGCTAAACTTCAGCATCGCAATCTCGTGAAGCTTCTTGGTTACTGCATTCAAGAAGATGAAAATATGTTAATCTATGAATACATGCCCAATAAAAGTTTGGACTTCTTCATTTTCG ACCAAGCAAGAAGAAAATTACTGGATTGGACGAAGCGTATGAACATTATTGGTGGAATTGCTCGAGGGCTGCTTTATCTCCATCAAGACTCTAGACTGAGAGTAATTCATAGAGATATCAAAGCCAGCAACATTTTACTGGATAATGAGCTAAATCCAAAAATCTCGGACTTTGGCCTTGCTAGAATGTTTCGTGGAGATGAAACAGAGGCCAATACTCATAGGGTGATTGGAACATA g
- the LOC18095702 gene encoding calcium-binding protein KRP1 yields the protein MASSQNQNSNFQDFLPLMASKLGGDGLIGELCNGFNLLMDGEKGVITFDSLKKNSALLGLQDLSDDDLRSMLKEGDFDGDEALNQMEFCVLMFRLSPELMEESQFLLEEALLQEFKDSC from the coding sequence ATGGCATCTTCACAAAACCAAAACTCAAACTTTCAAGATTTCTTGCCTCTTATGGCCAGCAAGCTAGGTGGTGATGGTCTTATTGGAGAACTATGCAACGGCTTCAATCTGTTGATGGATGGTGAAAAGGGTGTCATCACTTTTGATAGTCTTAAAAAGAACTCAGCTTTATTGGGTTTGCAAGATTTGAGTGATGATGATTTAAGGAGTATGTTAAAAGAAGGCGATTTTGATGGTGATGAAGCACTTAATCAGATGGAGTTTTGTGTTTTGATGTTCAGATTGAGTCCTGAGTTGATGGAAGAGTCTCAGTTTTTGTTAGAGGAAGCTCTTCTACAGGAGTTCAAAGATTCTtgctaa
- the LOC18095703 gene encoding G-type lectin S-receptor-like serine/threonine-protein kinase At4g27290 isoform X1 — MGVFFVRSFFISILTTSTALEIINPGQSLRDGETLVSSSGSFELGFFSPQGSTSKYLGLWLDKSPQTVLWVANRENSLSDNMGVLNITTQGILILLNSTNHIVWSSNSSASRNTQNPVAQLLDSGNFVVREGNDYNPAKFLWQSFDHPCDTLLPGMRIGVNFVTRIDRFLSSWKSPEDPARGEFTFGIDPQGYPQVLLKKGNRTVFRGGPWTGIKFTSNPRPIPNQISTNEFVLNNQEVYFEYRIQSSVSSKLTLSPLGLSQSLTWNDRAQDWVIVGNGQYDQCEEYKFCGPNTRCEITRTPICVCLDGFTPMSPVDWNFSDWSGGCHRRTPLNCSDKDGFLKYTANKLPDTSSSWFDKSIDLKECERLCLKNCSCTSYTNLDFRAGGSGCLIWFGDLIDMRRSTGDGQDVYVRVADSELGANAKKRNLSTKLKAGIIASAAALGMGMLLAGMMFCRRRRNLGKNDRLEEVRKEDIELPIVDLSTIAHATDNFSSSNKLGEGGFGPVYKGILIEGQEIAVKRLSKSSVQGMDEFKNEVKFIAKLQHRNLVKLLGYCIQEDENMLIYEYMPNKSLDFFIFDQARRKLLDWTKRMNIIGGIARGLLYLHQDSRLRVIHRDIKASNILLDNELNPKISDFGLARMFRGDETEANTHRVIGTYGYMSPEYASNGHFSVKTDVFSFGVLILEIVSGKKNRGFRHPDRNLNLLGHAWILWIKGTPSELIDECLGYLSNTSEVLRCIHVALLCVQQRPEDRPNMPTVVQILCNENPLPQPKQPGFFMGKNPLEQEGSSNQMEACSSNEMSLTLLEAR; from the exons atGGGAGTGTTCTTCGTGAGatctttcttcatctccatcttaACCACTTCCACCGCACTGGAAATCATCAACCCAGGCCAATCATTGAGAGATGGTGAGACTCTGGTTTCTTCAAGCGGAAGCTTTGAGCTAGGATTTTTCAGCCCTCAAGGTTCAACAAGCAAATACTTGGGATTATGGCTCGACAAGTCTCCTCAGACAGTTTTATGGGTTGCCAATAGAGAAAATTCACTTTCTGATAATATGGGAGTTCTGAACATCACCACCCAAGGGATTCTAATCCTTCTCAATAGCACAAACCATATTGTTTGgtcatcaaattcaagtgcatcAAGAAATACGCAGAATCCGGTTGCGCAGCTCTTGGATTCTGGAAATTTTGTTGTGAGAGAAGGAAATGATTATAACCCTGCAAAATTTTTGTGGCAGAGTTTTGATCATCCTTGTGATACCTTACTACCTGGAATGAGAATCGGAGTCAACTTTGTAACACGGATTGACAGGTTTCTGTCATCTTGGAAGAGCCCAGAAGATCCTGCTCGAGGTGAGTTTACGTTTGGTATCGATCCTCAGGGGTATCCACAGGTACTTTTGAAGAAAGGGAATAGAACAGTGTTTAGAGGGGGGCCATGGACTGGCATAAAATTTACATCAAATCCTAGACCGATACCCAATCAAATTTCCACAAATGAATTTGTGCTCAACAACCAAGAGGTTTATTTCGAGTATAGGATTCAAAGTTCAGTTTCTTCAAAGCTTACACTAAGTCCATTGGGCCTTTCTCAGAGCCTCACATGGAATGACAGAGCTCAGGACTGGGTGATTGTTGGAAATGGCCAGTACGATCAGTGTGAAGAGTATAAGTTCTGTGGTCCCAACACTCGCTGTGAGATAACTAGAACTCCTATATGTGTATGCTTGGATGGATTCACGCCTATGTCTCCAGTAGATTGGAATTTTTCAGATTGGTCAGGTGGGTGTCACCGGAGGACTCCATTGAATTGTAGTGATAAAGATGGCTTTCTCAAGTATACAGCAAATAAACTGCCAGACACATCTTCTTCCTGGTTTGACAAGAGCATTGACCTCAAGGAATGTGAGAGATTGTGTCTGAAGAACTGCTCTTGCACTTCTTATACAAATTTAGATTTCAGGGCAGGTGGAAGTGGCTGCCTTATTTGGTTTGGTGACCTGATTGATATGAGAAGGTCAACTGGGGATGGACAAGACGTCTATGTTCGGGTGGCTGATTCGGAATTAG GTGCAAATGCGAAGAAAAGGAACTTGAGTACGAAGTTGAAAGCAGGAATAATTGCCAGCGCCGCTGCATTGGGCATGGGCATGCTATTGGCAGGAATGATGTTCTGCAGGCGGAGGAGGAATCTTGGGAAGAATGATAGACTTGAAGAAGTAAGGAAAGAGGACATAGAATTACCAATAGTTGATTTGAGTACCATAGCTCATGCCACTGATAACTTTTCAAGCAGCAACAAGTTGGGAGAAGGTGGTTTTGGACCTGTATATAAG GGCATATTGATAGAAGGACAAGAAATAGCGGTGAAAAGGCTTTCAAAGAGTTCTGTTCAAGGGATGGACGAGTTCAAAAATGAAGTTAAATTCATTGCTAAACTTCAGCATCGCAATCTCGTGAAGCTTCTTGGTTACTGCATTCAAGAAGATGAAAATATGTTAATCTATGAATACATGCCCAATAAAAGTTTGGACTTCTTCATTTTCG ACCAAGCAAGAAGAAAATTACTGGATTGGACGAAGCGTATGAACATTATTGGTGGAATTGCTCGAGGGCTGCTTTATCTCCATCAAGACTCTAGACTGAGAGTAATTCATAGAGATATCAAAGCCAGCAACATTTTACTGGATAATGAGCTAAATCCAAAAATCTCGGACTTTGGCCTTGCTAGAATGTTTCGTGGAGATGAAACAGAGGCCAATACTCATAGGGTGATTGGAACATA TGGCTATATGTCTCCTGAGTATGCGTCGAATGGACACTTCTCTGTGAAAACCGACGTCTTTAGCTTTGGTGTCCTCATCCTGGAGATAGTGAGTGGAAAGAAAAATAGGGGATTTCGTCACCCGGATCGAAACCTTAACCTCCTCGGGCAT gCGTGGATACTTTGGATAAAAGGAACACCATCGGAACTGATTGATGAATGTTTAGGTTACTTGAGCAATACATCTGAAGTGTTAAGATGCATTCATGTGGCTTTACTGTGTGTGCAACAACGACCAGAAGATAGGCCAAACATGCCAACTGTGGTTCAAATATTATGCAATGAAAATCCATTGCCTCAGCCTAAACAACCTGGGTTTTTCATGGGAAAGAATCCACTCGAACAGGAAGGTTCATCAAATCAGATGGAAGCTTGCTCTTCAAATGAAATGAGTTTGACATTGTTAGAGGCACGGTAG
- the LOC18095701 gene encoding G-type lectin S-receptor-like serine/threonine-protein kinase At4g27290 isoform X2 gives MKRLIALPILLFFSCFTSSFTTSLAADTIAANQNITDGKTIVSSGGNYEMGFFSPGNSTKRYFGIWYNKISKGRVVWVANRETPIADKSGVFKVDERGILMLYNQNNSAIWSSNSSRQARNPVAQLLETGNLVVRNVDDNSQENIFWQSFHHPGNTFLPGMKVGRIAPGLDVIISSWKSADDPSPGDYVFEVDPKRLELVVNDNSDLKSRSGPWNGIGFSGLPYLKPDPIYNYTFVFNDEIAYFTYDLFNISVITTLVLYEDGVMNRLTWIDRTNNWIVYASAPADNCDNYNLCGAYGRCNIGTSPACSCLNRFVPKNQAQWQRADWSGGCIRRTPLDCKIGDGFIKYSNVKLPQGNNWMVNVSMTTEECRAECLKNCSCMAYANSDLRGKGSGCFLWFDQDLIDIRQYTDDGQDLYIRMAASEAAAANQDQGGSEGNKKVGVIVGSILASLFVICMGICLFIRKKKKQRKRDATSHGMEQIPENSFSITYQEEDLDLPHYDFTTLAKATNDFSFNNFLGEGGYGPVYKGVFNDGQEIAVKRLSKESRQGLDEFMNEVKCIAQLQHRNLVKLLGYCIQRDEKILIYEYMPKKSLDFYINDQKQSKLLNWPKRLHIINGISRGLLYLHQDSRLRIIHRDLKPSNILLDDEMNPKISDFGMARSFGGNETGANTKRVVGTYGYMSPEYAIDGLFSIKSDVFSFGVLVLEIVSGKRNRGFNHPGHQLNLLGHAWKLFKEGRPLELIDNLIVETCDLTEVMRSIHVGLLCVQHSPEDRPSMSTVVLMLSGEGTLPQPKEPGFFTERKLIDASSSSSKPESCSVNEVTITLIDAR, from the exons ATGAAACGCCTAATTGCCCTTcccattcttcttttcttctcctgtTTCACTTCTTCCTTCACAACATCCTTGGCAGCAGATACCATAGCTGCAAACCAGAACATCACTGATGGGAAGACCATTGTATCAAGTGGTGGAAACTACGAAATGGGGTTTTTCAGCCCTGGAAATTCCACCAAAAGATACTTTGGAATATGGTACAACAAGATATCTAAGGGAAGAGTCGTTTGGGTTGCCAACAGAGAAACACCAATCGCTGATAAATCTGGAGTTTTCAAGGTCGATGAAAGGGGAATTCTCATGCTTTACAATCAGAACAACAGTGCCATTTGGTCTTCCAACTCATCAAGGCAAGCGCGAAACCCGGTTGCGCAGCTTCTGGAAACAGGAAATCTTGTTGTCAGAAACGTAGATGATAATAGCCAGGAAAATATCTTCTGGCAAAGTTTCCATCATCCTGGCAATACGTTTCTACCAGGAATGAAAGTTGGGCGTATAGCTCCAGGCTTGGACGTGATCATATCATCGTGGAAGAGCGCCGATGATCCTTCTCCAGGCGACTATGTTTTTGAGGTTGACCCCAAGCGTTTAGAGTTGGTTGTCAATGATAATTCAGATTTGAAGTCTCGTTCAGGGCCGTGGAATGGCATCGGGTTTAGCGGTCTGCCTTATTTGAAACCAGATCCCATTTATAACTATACCTTTGTGTTCAATGACGAGATAGCATACTTCACTTATGATCTGTTTAACATTTCTGTTATTACAACGCTGGTTTTGTATGAAGATGGTGTCATGAATCGGCTTACTTGGATAGATCGAACTAATAATTGGATTGTGTACGCCAGCGCACCGGCAGACAACTGcgataattataatttatgtggTGCTTATGGAAGGTGCAACATCGGCACTTCTCCTGCCTGCAGTTGTTTGAACAGATTCGTGCCGAAAAACCAAGCACAATGGCAAAGGGCAGACTGGTCTGGTGGATGCATTCGAAGGACGCCATTGGATTGCAAGATTGGAGATGGATTCATCAAGTATTCCAACGTTAAACTGCCTCAAGGGAATAATTGGATGGTTAATGTAAGCATGACCACGGAGGAATGCAGGGCAGAATGCTTGAAGAATTGTTCTTGCATGGCTTATGCCAATTCAGATTTAAGAGGGAAAGGAAGTGGATGCTTTCTCTGGTTTGATCAAGACCTGATTGATATCAGACAGTATACAGATGATGGGCAGGATCTTTACATTAGGATGGCCGCTTCTGAAGCAG CCGCTGCAAATCAAGATCAAGGGGGCTCCGaaggaaataaaaaagttgGTGTTATAGTGGGCTCAATATTGGCATCACTGTTCGTCATATGCATGGGCATATGCTTGTTCATACggaagaaaaagaagcagcGAAAGAGAGATGCTACCAGTCATG GGATGGAACAGATTCCAGAAAATAGCTTCTCCATAACTTACCAGGAGGAAGATCTTGATCTACCACACTATGACTTCACTACATTAGCTAAAGCTACCAATGACTTCTCATTCAACAATTTTCTTGGGGAGGGTGGGTATGGACCTGTCTATAAG GGAGTGTTTAACGATGGACAAGAAATAGCTGTGAAGAGGCTTTCCAAGGAATCCAGACAAGGGCTTGACGAGTTCATGAATGAAGTTAAATGCATTGCGCAACTTCAGCACCGAAACCTTGTAAAGCTTCTAGGATATTGCATTCAACGAGATGAAAAGATTTTGATCTATGAATACATGCCCAAGAAAAGCTTAGACTTCTACATAAATG ATCAAAAGCAAAGCAAGTTACTGAATTGGCCTAAGAGGTTACATATCATCAATGGCATTTCGAGAGGACTACTTTATCTTCATCAAGACTCAAGATTAAGAATTATTCATAGAGACCTTAAACCTAGCAACATCTTATTAGATGACGAGATGAATCCAAAAATCTCAGACTTTGGCATGGCTAGAAGTTTCGGAGGAAATGAAACAGGAGCAAATACAAAAAGAGTAGTGGGAACATA TGGATACATGTCACCGGAGTATGCCATTGATGGTCTATTCTCGATAAAATCCGACGTATTTAGCTTTGGTGTCTTGGTGTTAGAGATTGTAAGTGGGAAGAGAAACAGAGGGTTTAACCATCCAGGACATCAACTCAACCTTCTTGGTCAT GCATGGAAACTGTTCAAAGAGGGAAGACCCTTGGAGCTGATAGATAATTTAATAGTGGAAACCTGCGATCTAACTGAAGTGATGAGGTCAATCCATGTGGGTCTATTATGTGTTCAACACTCTCCGGAAGATAGGCCAAGCATGTCAACAGTGGTTCTAATGTTAAGCGGTGAAGGGACATTGCCTCAACCGAAAGAGCCTGGCTTTTTCACTGAAAGAAAGTTGATTGATGCAAGTTCTTCCTCAAGCAAGCCAGAATCGTGTTCTGTCAATGAAGTTACTATCACATTGATTGATGCTAGGTAA